DNA sequence from the Streptomyces sp. CA-210063 genome:
GTCAACGCCGGGATCCTGAAGAAGATGAATGCCTTCTGGCAGAAGATCTTCCTCACCATCGGCATCCTGATCGCCGTCTTCGGTATGCGGCTGGTCTTCCCCGTCGTCATCGTCGCCATCAGCGCCAAACTGGGTCCGATCGAGGCCGTCGACCTGGCGCTCACCGACAAGGACATGTACCAGCAGTACGTGACCGACGCCCACCCGTCGATCGCGGCCTTCGGCGGTATGTTCCTGCTGATGATCTTCCTGGACTTCATCTTCGAGGACCGGGACATCAAGTGGCTGGGCTGGCTCGAGCGTCCGCTGTCCAAGCTCGGCAAGATCGACATGCTGTCGGCCTGCATCGCGATGATCGTCCTGCTGATCACCTCGATGACCTTCGCGACCAACGCCCACCAGCACGGCGGCGCCCACGTCGACAAGGCGCAGACCGTTCTGATCTCCGGTCTCGCGGGCCTGATCACCTATCTCGTCGTCGGCGGTCTCTCCGGCTACTTCGAGGGCAAGCTGGAGGAAGAGGAGGAGCGCGAGCACGAGGAGGAGGAAGCGGCGGAGCGTACGGGCAAGCCGCGTTCGGCCGTCGCCCTCGCGGGCAAGGCCGCGTTCTTCATGTTCCTCTACCTGGAGGTCCTGGACGCGTCCTTCTCCTTCGACGGTGTCATCGGCGCCTTCGCCATCACCAACGACATCGTCCTGATGGCGCTGGGCCTCGGAATCGGCGCGATGTACGTCCGGTCGCTGACCGTATACCTGGTCCGCCAGGGCACCCTCGACGACTACGTCTACCTGGAGCACGGCGCGCACTACGCGATCGGCGCCCTCGCCGCGATCCTCCTCGTCACCATCCAGTACGAGATCAACGAGTTCATCACCGGTTCCGTCGGTGTCATCCTGATCGCCTGGTCCTTCTGGTCCTCCGTCCGCCGCAACAAGGCGCTGGCGGCCGCGGAGGGAAAAGCTGACGCCTCCAAGGAGGAGGTCTCCTCCGGGGTGTGACCCGGAACGCCGGGCCGGTGTGACCGGTTCCGGAGTGTGACGGCCCTCCGGGTGAGGGAACGCTCTGAGCGGGGCGGCCGACGAGGACTCGTCCTCCGTCGGCCGCCCCGTGGTGGTTGACGCGACGACACGGCAGTTGTGGGGCGGGCATGAGTTTCCTGGACAACCTCTGGCGCGGGCGGGCCACGGAGTTCGACGCGGGCAACGCGGCGACCAACGCGATCGAGCTGACCAAGCGGCACCAGAAGGTGTCCCTCAGCAAGCAGAACGCCGCGGCGGGGCACCTGCGCGTCAACCTGTCCTGGCGGATGCGGACGTCCGACATCGGCGGGATGAAGCGGCAGAGTGTGCTGCGGCACCCCTTCAAGGCGCTCAGGCCGGAGGAGGTGCAGGCGCACAGCCAGAGCATGGTGAACGTCGACCTCGACCTCGGCTGTCTGTATGAGCTGGCCGACGGGACGAAGGGGGTCGTGCAGCCGCTGGGCGGCTTCCTCGGTGACATCAACGAACCGCCGTACATGCGGCTCAGTGGGGACGACCGGTTCGGGTCGGGGTCCGGCGAGACGATGTACATCAATCTCGATCACCGCGAGAACTTCAAGCGGATGCTGGTGTTCGTCTACATCTACGACCAGACGCCGGCGTTCGACCGTACGCACGCGATCGTGACGCTGTATCCGAGCAATGGGCCGCGGATCGAGATAGGCCTGGATGAGAGGCATCCTCAGGCTCGGTCGTGTGCGGTGGTGATGATCGAGAACGTCAAGGGGGAGATCGTTGTGCGCCGGGAAGTGAAGTTTGTCTATGGCTTTCAGGCGGAGCTTGATCGGTTGTATGGGTGGGGGTTGCAGTGGGGGCGGGGTTACAAGACCAAGGCTGAGCAGAGGTGAGGAAGCCCCGCGCCCCTGAAAGCACCGGGGAGCCCCCTGGTTGCAAGCCCCTCAGCGCCCGATGAACTGCGGCCCCTGCGGGGGTAGGCGGAAGTCGGGGTTCAGGGCCGCCGCTGTGGGCTGGGGGTAGCCGTAGGCCGGGCCGTTGGCCGTGGCGGGGGTCGGCTGGGGGTAGCCGTAGGCCGGCTGGGACGGGACGCCGGCGGGGGGCTGCTCCGGGGGCAGGGGGGCCGAGATCTCCGGGGCCGGGGGCTGGGTCGTGGCCGTCTGGTCGGTCGCGGCCGCTGCGGCTGCCGCCGCCTCCGACTCGTCGACCGAGATGCCGAAGTCCGTGGCGAGGCCCTGGAGGCCGTTGGTGTAACCCTCACCCAGGGCGCGGAACTTCCAGCCGCCGCCGCGACGGTAGAGCTCGCCGCAGATGAGGGCGGTCTCGTCGCCGGTCTCGGGCTTGATGTCGAAGTACGCCAGCGGTTCGGCCTCGGCGACGGTGGCGTCGTACAGCAGGATGCGCAGGGACCGTACGCGGGCGAAGGAGACGGGGTTCCCGGAGACGTCGTCGGCGGAGGCCACGAGGAGAATCTGGCCGACGGCGGACTCGACACCCGCCAGATCGGTCTGGATGGTGTCGGTGAGGCCCTCGGCCACACGCTTTTTGCCGAGCCGCCACACCTTGCCCGAGGGGTGGCGTGGCTGGTTGTAGAAGACGAAGTCCTCGTCGGACCGTACGCGTCCGTCGAGACCGAGGAGCAGCGCCGAGGCGTCGACGTCCGGGGAGTCCTGACCCGGCGCCCAGCGCAGCACGGCACGGACCGCCGTGGCTTCGATCGGGACGTTCGACCCCTTCAGCATCGCGTGCGTCATGCGGTCATCCTGCCCTCTCGGTCCTGGTCACGACAACGCGGGGGCGGCGAACCGTCAGTGGAATCGTCCTGCGCCCGACATGGCCGGGTTACCAGAACTTCACGCCCGGCGGGAACTGATGTCACACATTTGTACGTACTATTACCGGCCACCATCGCGACGGCCGCCTAGCAGCCACGGGGGAATCACATGCGTCATTTCGGGCACATCGCCCCTGAGGAGCGTCAGCGCCTCTTCTACCGGGAGCCTGGTGAGTTCGACGCCGACTCCCCGGCCCGCGTGCTCGCCGCCGCCCTCGGCGCCACGCTCTACAGCCCGGCCACCCGCGAGCGGCTGGCCGACGACATCGTCAAGCAGGCCGGACGTGGCGTGGTCTCCATGGTGCTGTGCCTGGAGGACTCGATCGACGACGCGGAGGTCGTGGGCGCCGAGGAGAACCTGGTCCGGCAGTTCGCCGACCTCGCCGGCCGGCCGGACGTCGAGCTTCCGCTGCTGTTCATCCGGGTCCGCTTCCCCGAGCAGATACCCGACCTCGTCAGCCGTTTCGGCCCGGCGGTACGGCTGCTGTCCGGGTTCGTGTTCCCGAAGTTCACCGAGGAGCGGGGCGTCGCGTTCCTGGAGGCGCTCACCGCCGCGGAGTCCGCGAGCGGGCGGCGGCTGTTCGGGATGCCGGTGCTGGAATCGCCCGAGTTGATGTACAGGGAGACGCGCGTAGAAGCGCTCCAGGGCATCGCCCACACCGTCGACAAGTACCGCGACCGCGTCCTCGCGCTGCGCCTCGGCGTCACCGACTTCTGCTCCTCGTACGCGCTGCGCCGCCCGCCCGACATGACCGCGTACGACGTCCAGATCGTCGCCTCCGTGATCGCGGACGTGGTGAACGTGCTGGGGCGCGCCGACGGCACCGGATTCACGGTCACCGGGCCGGTGTGGGAGTACTTCCGGGTCCAGGAGCGGATGTTCAAGCCACAGCTGCGCACCAGCCCCTTCCTGGAGAACCGGGCCGGGCGGCTGCGCGAGACGCTCATCGAGCACGCGCTGGACGGTCTGCTGCGCGAGATCTCCCTCGACCAGGCCAACGGGCTGCTCGGCAAGACCTGCATCCATCCCTCGCACGTACTGCCGGTGCACGCGCTCTCCGTGGTCAGCCACGAGGAGTTCGGCGACGCCGAGGACATCGTGCGGCCCGACCGCAACGGCGGCGGAGTTCTGCGTTCCGCCTCCCGGAACAAGATGAACGAGGTCAAGCCGCATCGCGCCTGGGCCGAAAGGGTTCTGCAGCGCGCCGAGGTCTTCGGGGTCGCCAACGAGGACATCGGGTTCGTGGATCTCCTGGCCGCCGGGCTGCCCGACTGAACTTTCCGCTCACGCGGCTCATGTACCGACGCCCGTATGCACGTCGTACCGTCGTACTGACGTACCGACTAAGGAATCGATGATTAACGCAGCGAACGACACGACCGACACGACCGGCGCGTCCGGCGCGGTCTGGTCCGGGGCCTGGGTCGCCGAGCGGCTCGGGGTCGAACTGGTTGGCGACGAGGAGCTGAGCGGTCTGCTGGGGCTCGCGCTGCGGCGCAACCCCAAGCGGGCACATCTGCTGGTGTCGAACGTGCTCGGCAAGCATGTGCCGCAGTCGCCGGCCGTCGTGCACGGCTACGGTTTCGAGCTCGGGCGCCGGGTGCGTGAGCTGCTGGGCGCGGCCGGGGCGCGGACCGCCGTCGTCCTCGGGTACGCCGAGACGGCCACCGGGCTCGGGCACTCGGTCGCGGACGGGGTGGGCGAGGCGCCCTACCTCCACTCCACCCGGCGCCCGGTCGAGGGCGTCCACCAGGCGGGCGGCTTCGAGGAGTCCCACTCCCACGCGACGTCGCATCTGCTGCTGCCGGAGGACCCCACGCTGCTCGCGGGGCGGGGGCCGCTGGTGCTCGTCGACGACGAGTTCTCCACCGGGAACACGGTGCTCAACACCATCCGGGCGCTGCACGAGCGGTACCCGCGGAAGCGGTACGTCGTCGTGGCGCTGGTCGACATGAGGTCGGCCGCCGACCAGGGGCGCCTGGCCGAGTTCGCTCAGGAGATCGGGGCGCGGGTCGATCTGGTGGCCGCGGCGAAGGGGACCGTGCGGCTGCCGGAGGGGGTGCTGGAGAAGGGGCAGGCGCTGGTCGCGGAGTACGAGAAGGCTGCGGCGCCCACGGCCGCGGCCCGGGCGGCGCAGGTCACCCGGGTCGAGCTGGGCTGGCCGGACGGGGTGCCCGATGGGGGGCGGCACGGCTTCACGCCCTCCCATCGTGCGCGTCTGGAGAGCGCGCTGCCCGGTATGGCCGCACGCCTCGCGGAGGCCTTGCCGCCCGGTGCCCGCCGGGTGCTCGTGCTCGGCTTCGAGGAGCTGATGTACGCGCCGCTCGCGCTCGCGCGGGAGCTGGAGAAGTCGACGAACGGGCTGGAGAAGTCCGCGAACGGGCTGGAGATACGGTTCTCCACCACCACGCGGTCGCCCGTCCTCGCCGTCGACGACCCCGGTTACGCGATACGCAGCCGCATCGTCTTCCCCGCGCACGACGAGCCCGCGGACGGGCCGGGGGAGCGGTACGCGTACAACGTGGCGGGCGGGGACTTCGACGCGGTCGTCGCCGTCGTCGACTCGACGGCGGACACGCCGGCCTTGCACGCCGCCGACGGCCTGCTGGCGACCCTCGCCGCGCACACGCCGAGCGTGCTGCTCGCCGTGGTCCCGTCGTACACCCCGCCGGTCCGGCACCACCGGGCCGCACCGTCCCGGCCGAGCGCCGCCGCGGCGGGAAAAGAGGGCCGGCGGTTCGAGGGGACCGGAGTGAAGGAGCCGCTTGACGCGGCAGAACAGAAGAAGTCGATCTCGCCCGTCACCGAAAGGTCCTCCATGCTGCCCGAGCCCCTACGCGGCCCCGACTTCTCCTCCTACGCGCCGGACGAGGTCGGCTGGCTGCTGCGGGATCTCTCGGAGGTGACGCTGGAGGCGCCCACCGAGGAGCGGGAGGAGGCCATTCAGAGCGGCGGCGCGCACTACGCGGAGTCTCTGCCGGTCGAGTACCAGCCGAGTGAGCAGTACCAGGCGCTCTTCCACAGCGCGCTGGAGGCCTCCGCCGAGCGGATCGCCCTGGCTGTGGGGGTCGTCACCGAGACCCTGCTGGCCGAGCGGGCGGCGCGGCCCGTCCTCGTGTCGTTGGCCCGGGCCGGGACGCCCGTCGGGGTGCTGATGCGGCGGTGGGCGCAGTACCGGCATGGGGTCGAGGTGCCGCACTACGCCGTGTCGATCGTGCGGGGCCGGGGTATCGACGCCAACGCGCTGCGGTGGCTGGCGGCCCATCATGACCCCGCCGCTGTCGTCTTCGTCGACGGCTGGACCGGCAAGGGGGCGATCACCCGTGAACTCGCCGCCGCGCTGCTGGAGTTCGAGGAGTCCGACGGGATCACCGGGTTCGATCCGGAGATCGCGGTGCTCGCCGATCCGGGGTCGTGTGTGCGGACGTACGGCACGCGGGAGGACTTCCTCATTCCGTCCGCCTGTCTCAACTCGACCGTCTCCGGGCTGATATCGCGGACCGTGCTGCGTTCGGATCTCGTCGGGCCCGACGACTTCCACGGGGCCAAGTTCTACCGGGAGCTGGCCGGCGTCGATGTGTCGGTGGAGTTCCTGGACGCCATAGCCGCGCGGTTCGCGGATGTCGTGGACGCCGTCGACGCCCGTACCAAGGAGCTGCTCGCCGCCGATCGCACGCCCACCTGGGAGGGCTGGGCGGCCGTCGAGCGCATCAGCGAGGAGTACGGGATCCACGACGTCAACCTGGTCAAGCCCGGTGTCGGCGAGACCACGCGCGTCCTGTTGCGCCGGGTACCGTGGAAGATCCTCGCGCGGGCCGGGGCGGGCGCGGACCTCGACCATGTACGTCTGCTCGCCGAACAGAGAGGGGTACCGGTGGAAGAGGTGGCCGAACTGCCGTACACCTGCGTGGGGTTGATCCACCCGCAGTACACGCGGGGCGCGACCGGCGCCGACGGTAAGGCGGTGGCGGTCTGATGCCGGGCCCCCAGGTTCTTGTGGCGAGCGATCTCGACCGTACGCTCATCTACTCGGCCGCCGCGCTCGCGCTGACGATGCCGGACGCACACGCGCCCCGGCTGCTCACCGTCGAGGTGCACGAGAGCAAGCCGCTGTCGTACATGACGGAGACGGCCTCGCGGCTGCTCGCGGAGCTGGGGGACGCGGCGGTGTTCGTGCCGACGACGACCCGGACGCGCAAGCAGTACCAGCGGATCAATCTGCCGGGGCCGGAGCCGACGTACGCGATCTGCGCCAACGGCGGGCATCTGCTGGTTGACGGTGTCACGGACGTCGCCTGGTACGAGCGGGTCACGGCGCGGCTCGCGGACGAGTGCGCGTCGCTCGCGGAGGTGCGGGACCATCTGGCGGCCACGACCGACCCGGCGTGGGTGCGTAAGCACCGCGTCGCGGAGGATCTGTTCGTCTATCTCGTCGTGGAGCGTGAGCTGCTGCCCGAGGAGTGGGTGAAGGATCTGGCGGTGTGGGCGGAGAACCGGGGGTGGACCGTGTCGCTCCAGGGGCGCAAGCTCTATGCCGTGCCGAAGCCGCTCACCAAGAGCGCGGCCATGCGTGAGGTCGCGCGGAGGACCGGGGCGGAGTTGACGTTGGCCGCGGGGGATTCGTTGCTCGATGCGGATCTGTTGCTCGCGGTGGATCGGGCCTGGCGGCCCGGGCATGGGGAGCTGGCGGATGCGGGGTGGGTGGGGCCGGCGGTCAGTGCTCTTCCCGAGCGGGGTGTGTTGGCCGGGGAGCGGATTCTGCGGGAGTTTCTGCGGGCCGTGAAGGAAGGCTGAGCGGGGTTCGGGTGACTGGGCCGGTCAGGGGGTGGGGGTGCTGTGGTTGGCGGGCTGCGGGTCGTTCGTGGCTTGTCGCGCAGTTCCCCGCGCCCCTTGGCGGCGGCTGCCCCTGCCCCCTCTCAAGAAGCGGGTCAGCGCGAACGCCAGCACCGCCAAGGCCGCCGCAGCCAGCACGATCTTCGAGTACGTCGAGGCGATCGCCGTCACCTCCGGCCAGTTGGCGCCCAGGAAGTAGCCGGTCAGGACGAAGGCCGTGTTCCAGAGGGCGCTGCCCAGGGTGGTGAGGAGGGTGAAGGTGGGGAGGGGCATGCGTTCCACGCCGGCCGGTAGGGAGATGAGGCTGCGGAAGACGGGGATCATGCGGCCGAAGAAGATCGCCTTGGTGCCGTGCCTGAGGAACCAGGCCTCGGTCTTCTCGATGTCGGAGACCTTGACCAGGGGCAGCTTGGCCGCGAGGGCGACCGTACGCTCGCGGCCGAGGAGGGCGCCGACGCCGTAGAGGGCGAGGGCGCCCACGACGGAGCCGGCGGTGGTCCAGAGGAGGGCGGCCCAGAGGCTCATCTGACCGGTGCTCGCGGCGAAGCCGGCGAGGGGGAGGACGACCTCGCTGGGGATCGGCGGGAAGAGGTTCTCCAGCGCTACGGCCAGGCCGGCGCCCGGCGCCCCCAGGAGATCCATCAGACCGATGACCCACAGGGGCGCGCCGCTCATCGACTCCGCTTGCATGGCTGTCATGGGGGCACGCTAGGCGGGCGTGGCTGAAGAGAACCTGAGGGACGGGTGAACGGTCAGGGGCGGGCCGGAGGACCGGTGAACGCTGCCGGTCCCGGGGCCGTTGATCGAAGTGTGTTGATCAACCGCAACAGCCGCCACCACAGCAGCCGCCCCCGCCGCCGCCCGCCCGGGGTGCGGGCGCGGACGCGGTGGCCGAGCCGCCGACCGCGACCGTCGACAACAGTTTGACCGTGTCGGAGTGGCCCCCGGGGCAGTCCGCGGGGGCGGACGACTCGGCCATCGGGCGGCTCAGTTCGAAGGTGTCGCCGCAGGTCCGGCAGCGGTACTCGTAGCGAGGCATGGGCCCAGGCTAACCGGCGCCGGGGTGGTGGCAGGAGGCCCCGGTTCGGGCTCGTCGGTCTTTCTGGCTAAATTTTCACGCTGCCGACCGAAGCGGTTGTGAAAGTGACTGATAATTTGTGGTCGCTGTGTGGAGGCCGAAAGGCCGGGGGAAGAGGGGGCTCGTAGCCGCGGGTGTGGCGGCTGCGACTGTCCACGCGGGCGATGCCAAGTGGGGAGGGGGGACAGTAGTGACCGCTGTCCTTTGTCGATCGGGAGCTACGTCTCCCGGTCGGATAGTCGCCGTGCGCGAGCGAAACGTTGCCGCGCACTGCAGAATCGTTGCCGCGCATCGCTCGGGCCGCCCGTTCGAGGGAGCCCGCCGTGGCTAGCGGGGAGGAGCCTCAGGAGATACCCCAGGAGTCCGACCTCACCATGCAGTTGAAGCTCCCCGCCGTCCCGGCGGACGAGACCATGCAGCTGCGGGTGCTCGATCCGGGCGTACTCGACAGTCCGACGGAGCAGCCGAAGTCGGGAAAGAGGGGCAGACGCAAGGCGCCCCGGCCGTCCGTTCCAGCCAGATTCGCCGCCGTCGTCGGCTCGCGGCTCGCCCCTTTCGCCCCCTTCGTCCGCCGTATGCGTCCGCGGTACCCGCGCCCGGGCCGGGCCGACTGGCGTCGCTGGGTACCGTCCTGGCGGCAGTCGTTGGGGGCCGCCGGCCTGACCGTGGGCATCAGCACCATGTTGCTGACCGTGGCCTACGCCACCACGGAGATACCGAACGACCTCAACACCTTCGCCACCCAGCAGGACAACGTGTACTTCTGGTCCGACGGCACCCCCATGGCCCGTACCGGCTGGGTGCGGCGCCAGGCGATGCCGCTCAAGGACGTCCCCGAGGACGTGCGCTGGGCGGTCCTCGCGGCGGAGAACGCGAGCTTCTACTCCGACCCCGGCATCTCCGTCAGCGGCATCACCCGCGCGCTGGTGCGCACCGTCGGCGACGGCGACACCCAGGGCGGCTCGACGATCACCCAGCAGTACGTCAAGAACGTGTACCTGTCCCAGGACCGCTCGCTCAGCCGCAAGTTCGACGAGGCGATGATCGCCCTCAAGCTCGACAACAAGATGAGCAAGGACAAGATCCTCGAGGCCTATCTCAACACCAGCTGGTTCGGCCGCGGCACCTACGGCATCCAGCGGGCGGCCCAGGCGTACTACGGCAAGGACGTCAACGAACTGAACGTCAGCGAAGCCGCGGTCCTCGCCTCCCTCCTCAAGGGCGCCGGCCTGTACGACCCCTCCCTCAGCAAGGCCAACCGCGAGCGGGCGGTCGAGCGGTGGGAGTGGACCCTGGACCGGATGGTGGCGATCGGGAAGCTGTCCAAGGCCGAGCGGGCCACGTACACGAAGTTCCCCGAGCCGATCGAGCAGTCGAACCAGTACGACACCGGCAAGCAGAGCGACTACCTGGTGGTGCTGGCCTCCCAGTACGCCAAGAAGGCCGCGAACCTCACCGACCAGGAGTTCGACCGGGGCGGCTACCAGATCTACACGACCTTCGACAAGGACCGGCAGAGCGAGCTGACCGACGCCGTGACCAAGGCGCGCGAGCAGGTGGAGAAGGACAAGCCGAAGAAGGCGAAGACGGCCCACTTCGGGGCCTCCTCGGTCGCCGCCGACGGGCGGATCCTCGCCGTCTACGGCGGCCCCGACCACCGTAAGCAGGGCTACAACGAGTCGAACGCGACCACCGTCCCGTCCGGCTCGGCCTTCCTGCCGTTCGTCTACGCCGCGGGCCTGGAACACGGTGTCGTCAAGGAACGCGGCGGCGAGGCTACACCTGTCACCCCGGAGACGGTCTACGACGGCAACGACGCCGTCCCGGTGACCACCCCCGAGGGGCCGTACTGGGACCGGGACGGCGACCAGGTCTACGCCCACAACGACGGCGAGAAGTCCTGGGGCCCGATCACCCTGCACGACGCGCTCGCCGGATCGGTGAACACACCGTTCATGCAGCTCGGCATGGACACCGGCCTGGACAAGGTGCGTGACACCGCCGAGGCGGCCGGACTGCTCTCCTCCAGCTTCGGGGCTCAGGTGCCCGCGCTGTCCGTGGGCAGCGCCACGCCCAGCGCGATCCGCATGGCCAGCGGCTACAGCACCTTCGCCGCCCTGGGCAAGCACACCGAGCCGTACTCCGTGCGGAAGGTGACCCACAACGGGTCCAAGGCCGCCCTG
Encoded proteins:
- a CDS encoding DUF475 domain-containing protein → MVLKTFGWSFAVTALGLVAAVLYGGWAAFGVVAILSVLEISLSFDNAVVNAGILKKMNAFWQKIFLTIGILIAVFGMRLVFPVVIVAISAKLGPIEAVDLALTDKDMYQQYVTDAHPSIAAFGGMFLLMIFLDFIFEDRDIKWLGWLERPLSKLGKIDMLSACIAMIVLLITSMTFATNAHQHGGAHVDKAQTVLISGLAGLITYLVVGGLSGYFEGKLEEEEEREHEEEEAAERTGKPRSAVALAGKAAFFMFLYLEVLDASFSFDGVIGAFAITNDIVLMALGLGIGAMYVRSLTVYLVRQGTLDDYVYLEHGAHYAIGALAAILLVTIQYEINEFITGSVGVILIAWSFWSSVRRNKALAAAEGKADASKEEVSSGV
- a CDS encoding TerD family protein; the protein is MSFLDNLWRGRATEFDAGNAATNAIELTKRHQKVSLSKQNAAAGHLRVNLSWRMRTSDIGGMKRQSVLRHPFKALRPEEVQAHSQSMVNVDLDLGCLYELADGTKGVVQPLGGFLGDINEPPYMRLSGDDRFGSGSGETMYINLDHRENFKRMLVFVYIYDQTPAFDRTHAIVTLYPSNGPRIEIGLDERHPQARSCAVVMIENVKGEIVVRREVKFVYGFQAELDRLYGWGLQWGRGYKTKAEQR
- a CDS encoding TerD family protein, which encodes MTHAMLKGSNVPIEATAVRAVLRWAPGQDSPDVDASALLLGLDGRVRSDEDFVFYNQPRHPSGKVWRLGKKRVAEGLTDTIQTDLAGVESAVGQILLVASADDVSGNPVSFARVRSLRILLYDATVAEAEPLAYFDIKPETGDETALICGELYRRGGGWKFRALGEGYTNGLQGLATDFGISVDESEAAAAAAAATDQTATTQPPAPEISAPLPPEQPPAGVPSQPAYGYPQPTPATANGPAYGYPQPTAAALNPDFRLPPQGPQFIGR
- a CDS encoding HpcH/HpaI aldolase/citrate lyase family protein, with translation MRHFGHIAPEERQRLFYREPGEFDADSPARVLAAALGATLYSPATRERLADDIVKQAGRGVVSMVLCLEDSIDDAEVVGAEENLVRQFADLAGRPDVELPLLFIRVRFPEQIPDLVSRFGPAVRLLSGFVFPKFTEERGVAFLEALTAAESASGRRLFGMPVLESPELMYRETRVEALQGIAHTVDKYRDRVLALRLGVTDFCSSYALRRPPDMTAYDVQIVASVIADVVNVLGRADGTGFTVTGPVWEYFRVQERMFKPQLRTSPFLENRAGRLRETLIEHALDGLLREISLDQANGLLGKTCIHPSHVLPVHALSVVSHEEFGDAEDIVRPDRNGGGVLRSASRNKMNEVKPHRAWAERVLQRAEVFGVANEDIGFVDLLAAGLPD
- a CDS encoding phosphoribosyltransferase, whose product is MINAANDTTDTTGASGAVWSGAWVAERLGVELVGDEELSGLLGLALRRNPKRAHLLVSNVLGKHVPQSPAVVHGYGFELGRRVRELLGAAGARTAVVLGYAETATGLGHSVADGVGEAPYLHSTRRPVEGVHQAGGFEESHSHATSHLLLPEDPTLLAGRGPLVLVDDEFSTGNTVLNTIRALHERYPRKRYVVVALVDMRSAADQGRLAEFAQEIGARVDLVAAAKGTVRLPEGVLEKGQALVAEYEKAAAPTAAARAAQVTRVELGWPDGVPDGGRHGFTPSHRARLESALPGMAARLAEALPPGARRVLVLGFEELMYAPLALARELEKSTNGLEKSANGLEIRFSTTTRSPVLAVDDPGYAIRSRIVFPAHDEPADGPGERYAYNVAGGDFDAVVAVVDSTADTPALHAADGLLATLAAHTPSVLLAVVPSYTPPVRHHRAAPSRPSAAAAGKEGRRFEGTGVKEPLDAAEQKKSISPVTERSSMLPEPLRGPDFSSYAPDEVGWLLRDLSEVTLEAPTEEREEAIQSGGAHYAESLPVEYQPSEQYQALFHSALEASAERIALAVGVVTETLLAERAARPVLVSLARAGTPVGVLMRRWAQYRHGVEVPHYAVSIVRGRGIDANALRWLAAHHDPAAVVFVDGWTGKGAITRELAAALLEFEESDGITGFDPEIAVLADPGSCVRTYGTREDFLIPSACLNSTVSGLISRTVLRSDLVGPDDFHGAKFYRELAGVDVSVEFLDAIAARFADVVDAVDARTKELLAADRTPTWEGWAAVERISEEYGIHDVNLVKPGVGETTRVLLRRVPWKILARAGAGADLDHVRLLAEQRGVPVEEVAELPYTCVGLIHPQYTRGATGADGKAVAV
- a CDS encoding HAD family hydrolase, whose translation is MPGPQVLVASDLDRTLIYSAAALALTMPDAHAPRLLTVEVHESKPLSYMTETASRLLAELGDAAVFVPTTTRTRKQYQRINLPGPEPTYAICANGGHLLVDGVTDVAWYERVTARLADECASLAEVRDHLAATTDPAWVRKHRVAEDLFVYLVVERELLPEEWVKDLAVWAENRGWTVSLQGRKLYAVPKPLTKSAAMREVARRTGAELTLAAGDSLLDADLLLAVDRAWRPGHGELADAGWVGPAVSALPERGVLAGERILREFLRAVKEG
- a CDS encoding DedA family protein, whose translation is MQAESMSGAPLWVIGLMDLLGAPGAGLAVALENLFPPIPSEVVLPLAGFAASTGQMSLWAALLWTTAGSVVGALALYGVGALLGRERTVALAAKLPLVKVSDIEKTEAWFLRHGTKAIFFGRMIPVFRSLISLPAGVERMPLPTFTLLTTLGSALWNTAFVLTGYFLGANWPEVTAIASTYSKIVLAAAALAVLAFALTRFLRGGRGSRRQGARGTARQATNDPQPANHSTPTP
- a CDS encoding FmdB family zinc ribbon protein; translated protein: MPRYEYRCRTCGDTFELSRPMAESSAPADCPGGHSDTVKLLSTVAVGGSATASAPAPRAGGGGGGCCGGGCCG
- a CDS encoding transglycosylase domain-containing protein, yielding MQLKLPAVPADETMQLRVLDPGVLDSPTEQPKSGKRGRRKAPRPSVPARFAAVVGSRLAPFAPFVRRMRPRYPRPGRADWRRWVPSWRQSLGAAGLTVGISTMLLTVAYATTEIPNDLNTFATQQDNVYFWSDGTPMARTGWVRRQAMPLKDVPEDVRWAVLAAENASFYSDPGISVSGITRALVRTVGDGDTQGGSTITQQYVKNVYLSQDRSLSRKFDEAMIALKLDNKMSKDKILEAYLNTSWFGRGTYGIQRAAQAYYGKDVNELNVSEAAVLASLLKGAGLYDPSLSKANRERAVERWEWTLDRMVAIGKLSKAERATYTKFPEPIEQSNQYDTGKQSDYLVVLASQYAKKAANLTDQEFDRGGYQIYTTFDKDRQSELTDAVTKAREQVEKDKPKKAKTAHFGASSVAADGRILAVYGGPDHRKQGYNESNATTVPSGSAFLPFVYAAGLEHGVVKERGGEATPVTPETVYDGNDAVPVTTPEGPYWDRDGDQVYAHNDGEKSWGPITLHDALAGSVNTPFMQLGMDTGLDKVRDTAEAAGLLSSSFGAQVPALSVGSATPSAIRMASGYSTFAALGKHTEPYSVRKVTHNGSKAALNTPKPKRAVGADVAAEVTSALTDAFRADHPVSPGAASFEAAGKGGTTQDDKAAWYVGTAKDVSTAVVVYRIDLTESLEPLPLDGIAGTPNSGVPYDIWSSAMSVG